Proteins encoded together in one Microcebus murinus isolate Inina chromosome 16, M.murinus_Inina_mat1.0, whole genome shotgun sequence window:
- the PVR gene encoding poliovirus receptor → MAGRPPSARLPLVLWLLSLSWSPSGAGTGTVEVQAPAQVRGLLGGNVTLQCHLQLPDSSVQVTQVTWMRRQQPAGQPSSVAVYHPARRAWYFDPERVQFPAARAGGELRDASLAVSQLRVEDEANYTCQFATFPHGSRSASTALQVLAQPQNTAEAQEVPPSLLTSGPVPVARCVSTGGRPPARITWSPDLNGVVDKSQVPGPLPGTFTVTSLLTLKPSSQVDGKNVTCTVEHESLEEPDLLPVTLNVSYAPEVNISGYDGGWYLGQSTATLTCSARSNPAPVHYSWSTAAGPLPPSAEPQGPQLLIKSVDKSTNTTFICNVTNAVGTGQGELTIVLSEQPDPDRSSVVAIAVCVTLLVVAVVLGVLLRIRRSRSARQERSRPSANGTIYLAVSTEGGGPQDTQREEGTR, encoded by the exons ATGGCCGGACGCCCGCCCTCCGCGCGGCTGCCGCTGGTGCTGTGGCTGCTGTCGCTGTCCTGGTCGCCCTCGGGAGCCG GAACGGGGACAGTCGAAGTGCAAGCGCCGGCCCAAGTGCGTGGCCTCTTGGGCGGCAACGTGACGCTGCAGTGCCACCTCCAGCTACCGGATTCCAGCGTGCAAGTGACGCAGGTGACGTGGATGCGGCGGCAGCAGCCGGCGGGGCAGCCCAGCAGCGTGGCGGTCTACCACCCTGCTCGGAGGGCCTGGTACTTCGACCCGGAGCGGGTGCAGTTCCCGGCTGCCAGGGCGGGCGGCGAGCTGCGCGACGCCTCGCTGGCGGTGTCCCAGCTGCGGGTGGAGGACGAAGCCAACTACACCTGTCAGTTCGCCACCTTCCCACACGGCAGCAGGAGCGCCAGCACCGCGCTCCAGGTGCTCG cccagccccagaaCACAGCCGAGGCCCAGGAGGTCCCACCCAGCCTGCTCACCTCGGGGCCTGTGCCCGTGGCCCGCTGCGTGTCCACAGGGGGTCGCCCGCCCGCCCGAATCACCTGGTCCCCAGACCTGAATGGAGTAGTCGATAAGAGCCAGGTGCCAGGGCCCCTGCCCGGCACATTCACCGTCACCAGCCTCTTGACCCTCAAGCCCTCAAGCCAAGTGGACGGCAAGAATGTCACCTGCACAGTGGAGCACGAGAGCCTGGAGGAGCCCGACTTGCTGCCGGTGACCCTCAACGTGTCCT ACGCCCCCGAGGTCAACATCTCTGGCTATGACGGCGGCTGGTACCTCGGCCAGAGTACAGCCACCCTGACCTGCAGCGCCCGCAGCAACCCGGCGCCTGTGCACTACAGCTGGAGCAC GGCCGCTGGTCCCCTACCACCCTCCGCGGAGCCCCAGGGCCCCCAGCTCCTGATCAAGTCTGTGGACAAGTCGACCAACACAACTTTCATCTGCAACGTCACCAACGCCGTAGGGACCGGCCAGGGGGAGCTGACCATCGTGCTCAGTG aGCAGCCAGACCCAGACAGGTCCTCTGTGGTCGCCATCGCCGTGTGTGTGACACTCCTTGTGGTGGCAGTCGTGCTGGGGGTGCTGCTGCGGATCCGGCGGTCCAGATCAGCCC GTCAGGAGCGCAGCAGACCCTCGGCTAACGGG